TATTGACTTGGCATGTACTCTTTCTTATTGTAAGTTGTCCCGATTCAATTTTAGCGATGTTGATTATATCGTTAATGATTTGCAGTAAATGCTGACCACGCTCATCGATAATTTCCATGTATTGTTTTCTTATCTCACGGGGAAGGTCATCCTCGAGCATTTTCGAGAAACCAATAATTCCATTTAGGGGAGTCCTAATTTCGTGGCTCATGTTGGTTAGAAATGCCGTTTTTAGCCGATCGGATTCTTCGGCTTTGTTTAGAGCATGGCTAAGTTCTAGCGTTCTGCGCTCAATAGTCTCCTCGAGATTGTGATTAAAACGGTTAAGTTCCTCGTTCATAGAGGCAATTTTCCTTGTTTTTTTTCTCAACTTACGGTATATCCAAAGCAGTATAATGAGCAAGGTCGTAGTAATGGCAGCCCCAAAAAGGAGAAGAAAGATGACGCCCTCCGATTTTACAGTTTTGATTTGGGTAAGGTTGAGCTCTTGGTTGAGAATTTCATTCGCCTGGTTTTGTGACTTTACATCATATTTAACTTGGAATTCAGCCGCCTTCTCGCTTAAACCTTGTGTGAATACGCTGTCTTTAAGTCGAATATACTGGAGAAGATAGATTCTTGATTTGTTGTCGGCACCCTCCTTGTGTTTTATTTCGGCAAGCGTAAGCATCGTTTCTAGTTCAATTTGGCGGATGCTATGTTTCTTTGCAATAGTGTTGGCTTGTTGCGCGTATTTTAATGCTTCACTCAACTTTCCTTGCTTGGATAAAACCGTGCCGAGGTTATTCAGGCCTTGTGCCTCTTGGTATTTTTCATTCAGGTTGTGTGCCATTTGTGCACCCTGAAAGTAGTAAGCCACTGCTTTTTCAAGATTACCCAAGCGTAGGTGTGTCAGTCCAAGATTATCGTAGGCATTAATAACGCCGTATTTATTTCCTTGCCGCTTATGCAGTTCCAATACATGAAGAAATATTGGTAGCGCCTCATCGTAGCGGCCTAAATCGAGGAGAATAGTCCCTAAATTATTTTGAGTAGATGTAATTCCAAGACTATCTTCAAGCTGAATCGCAATCTCCCTCGATTTTTGAAAGAGGGTGAGGGCATGGGAATAGTCTTTTAGATTTCGATAAACAATTCCTAAGTTGTTCATCACTTTTGCAACATTGGCCCGGTCGCCAATTTCTTGCTCTATTGTGAGCGATTTTTGGTATGCTGCAAGCGCCTCAAGGTAGTTGCCAAGTCGATCGTAGCAATTTCCTAGGCGGTTTAGACTATTTGCCATTCCAACCGAATTGTTTTGCGATTTGTATAGTTGGTAGGCATTTTTAAGTAGCTCAATCGAAAGTGGGTATTGAGCCTGAAAGTATGCGGCAAGGGAATAAGCCTCTAATGACTTTGCCTTGAGCAAGGGCGAGTTTATATCATTAGCAATATCGAGTGCGGTTTTTGCATACCCTGCGGCTTTGTCGGCCGAAGAGTTCGTAATCTTCAGGGCCGAGAGTTCGAGGTAAATGTCGATTCTTTTTCGGCTTTGTGCGCGAGGTACCAAGGATAGTAGGCTATCCTCCTTTGCGTTATCGGCAGAAAGAGATCCTGTCAGAAGGAGTATAAATGCGAATAATGATAGGAGTTTACCCATTTCGATTATAAAATATCCCTAAAAATACGCCATTTTGATTATGTGTCAAAAAAACTAGGTCATTTGGTTGTCTTTTTTCGTAAAGTATTTACCAGATAAAGCTATTTTTGTGATCAACATATGAACTGGATAGACAAAAAGATGTCCTCGCTTGGCGGGGCGGTAGAAAGTAACCTAAGAAACCTTGGCCTTTTTTTTCGACGGCACAAGGTTGGGATATATGGTACCATTATTGTTCACTTACTCCTTGTCATTCTCTTTTTGAGTTTGAAGTTGACCACGATAAGTCAGGAAAATAAAAACCCAATTTTAATCTCGTTTGAAAAAGAGCAGATTGATCCTGATATTGTTAAGGAAGAAGTGCTTAGAGAGATGGCAGAACTCAAGCGGCAGATTGCCGCTTTTGACAAGACCGATTTGCGTAACGCTAGTGCGGATATCTCGGACAAATCGAAAAGCGATAACCAACCCCTCTCCGACGATAGGGACACCAAAGCCGATAAACTCTATGATGAGGCAAGGGCGCTGCAGGAAAAGTTAGAGGCAGGAAAAGCAAACCTTGCCAAGTTGGAGGAAGGTGAGGATGCTATTCAGGAGCCCAAGGGACAGGAGAGTGGATCAAAGAAAGGTAAGGTAGCCAGTCCTGGGAAGGTGCTGGTAAACTATGATTTAGGTGGACGAAAAGCCTTTCGACTGCCAGTCCCAGCCTACACTTGCGAGGGTGGTGGCGAGGTAAGGGTAATCATTGAAGTTAATAAGCAGGGTTATGTGGTGAATGCAAGAGTGGAGGGCAAAAGCAGTAATGCCGATGAGTGTTTGTGGACAAGTGCCTTGCGTTCGGCAAAAATGTCGCGTTTTCAGGTAATTGAGAATCCAATAGCAAGTCAAGTTTCAGGGTATATCCTTTACCGATTTGTGCCACAATAAGAGTTAGAAGGCAGCCATAAGTAGGTTAATGTCTGTGGCCGACATATGGTAGAGTTGCCCCATTCTCACGTTGGTTAAAATACCATTGTACATATAAACTCCGTTGCGAAGGCCCTTGTTTCCTTTAAGGGCAGCAGATGATCCTGCCGACTGGCCAATATCCAAGAGAATTGGTACAAAAACGTTGCTAAGCGCAATGCTTGCTGTTCGGGCCACCCGTGAGGTGATGTCGGGCATGCAGACGTGAATAACGCCGTGCTTTACAAAACTTGGTTTATCGAATGGCCTGCATTCGGTGGTTTCGAACGATCCACCCATGGAAACAGTTAGATCAATAACCACGGATCCATCTTTCATCTTCTCTATATAGGATTCCGGAATTAGCGGGGCGAATGAATCTTCGTCGGGAACTGGGGTGCCAATTACCACATCGGCCGATTTAAGTGCTTTCTCAAGGACTTGGGGGTGGAAAATGCTTGTATATAAACGAGTGCCTATCCGATATTGAATCTCGGTTAGCCTTTTTAGCGAAGCGTCAAAAATCTTTACCATTGCACCAAGGCCAAGGGCTGCCTTTGCGGCATATTCGCCAGCAGTATCGGCTCCAATAATCACAACCTCGGTAGGCGAAATGCCGGTGATCCCACCCAGCATAACCCCTTTGCCATTATGGAGGTTGGAGAGGTGTTCCGCCGCCACCAGAATGGAAGTGCTTCCCGCAATTGCACTTAGCGAGCGAACTACGGGGTAGCACTCATCGACATCCTTGATAAGTTCAAAACTTAAGGCGGTAATTTTCTTGCACTGAAGTGCCCTCAGTATACTTTCGGTTTCAGGCGTTTGGTGGAAGGAGGAGATGAGCATACGCCCATCGGGAATAAGTTCTATTTCATCTAAACTGGGGGGCGAAACCTTGAGAATTATATCGGCTTTGTAAGCCTCGGCTGGGGTGCAAATGGTTGCGCCTACTTCCGAAAAAGCTAAGTCAGGGTAGTTTACTTTTATACCTGCGCCTTTCTCTACCAGTACATTGTGGCCGTTGGCAACTAGCAGTTCTACTGCTTCAGGAGTTAGCGAGAGCCTATTTTCCCCTATACGTGATTCCTTAGGTAGACCAATGGTAATGCTTCGTTGCTTACGTTCTACCGCAAGTTTTTCTTCTTGGGGGAATAATCCCTTACCTGATTGGTAAAATGGAGAGATGGATCCTGAACGACTCATGGCAGTAGTATAGAGGGGTATAAAGATATGAAAACCCCGAAGTTTATCGCAAATTATACCGTTGTAATGGTCAAAATGTTTCTACTGAAAATTTCCTTGATCCACTGGAAAGAAGCTCTATTTTAATCATTACGGTGTCCTCCGGGATTAGTTCTTCGATAACTTCGGGCCATTCAATAAGGCAAATTCCTTTGCCAAAAAAATACTCTTCGTAGCCGAAATCGTATGCCTCTTCAATAGTTTTAATGCGATAGAAGTCAAAGTGGTAAACGAAATCGCCAGTGGTGGTGGTATATTCATTAACAATTGCAAAGGTAGGGCTGCTAACCACATCGATCACATGGAGTTGTTTGCAAATCTCCTTAATTAGAGTCGTTTTGCCTGCGCCCATGGCTCCTTGGAATGCAAAGAGACGTTTGCCTTTAAAGCTAGATATTAGTGTTTTGGCTACCATTGGTAGCTCGTTGATGCTATCAATTACAATAGGCTCCATGATTATTTTTGTTGGGGGTCGAGAACAATAAATGGTATGAGCATCTCCTCCACCGAAACACCTCCATGTTGAAACGTATTTTTATAGTATTTGGAGTAGTGGTTATAGTTATTGGGATAGGCAAAAAAGTCTCGGTTTGTGGCAAAGATATAAGTAGAGGTGATATTGGTTTTTGGCAAGTGAACCTCTTCCGGCTTAAGTATTTCAAAAACACTTTTAGGGTCGTAGTTTAGGCTTCGTCCAAGTTTGTAGCGGAGATTTGTCGAGGTATTTTTGTCGCCCACTACTTTCACTGGGTTAGTTACTCGAGTGGTGCCATGGTCGGTAGAAATGACCACTGTGATCGGTAACTCTGCCAACTCTTTCAGTAGGGCGTAGAGATCGGAATGAATAAACCAACCGTGGGTAAGGGTTCGGTAGGCTGCTTCGTCTGAGGCCAACTCTTTAATTAAGTCCATTTCGGTGCGGGCATGCGAGAGCATGTCCACAAAGTTATAGACAATTACGCTTAGGTCATTCTCTGCAAACTGGGCAGTGTTTCCCAAGAGTTTCTTTGCCGAACCTGGGGCGATGAATTTTTCGAAGTAGACCTTGTAGTTCTTGCCTAGTCGCTTAAGCTGGCGATGTAAAAACTCTTCTTCAAACTGATTCTTTCGTTCATCCTCATCGTCGTAAACCCATAACTCTGGATGGTTTTTCTGCATCTCAAGGGGCATCAGTCCCGAGAATATGGCATTACGAGCATATTGGGTGGCTGTGGGTAGAATGCTACAGTAAACTTCTTCTTGGCGCAACCTGAATAGTTGAAGCAGTTCGGGTGCTATTGTTTTCCATTGGTCGAAGCGAAAGTTATCAATGAGGATAAATACAACTTTTTGGCCTGCGTCTACAAGCGGAAACACCTTACTACTAAGTAGATCGTTGGATAGCGTTGGCTTGTCGGTATTTGTTTTATCGAACCAACTCTTATAGTTATGCTTGATCCACTTCACATATTCTTTGTTGACCTCTTCTTTGAGCAGTCCATATACCTCTTTAATACCGGGGTCGGAACTTTCTTCTAATTCAAGATCCCATGCTACCATTTTTTTCAGGATATTAACCCAGTCCTTATAGTTACGTGCGGAGGTAAGCATTGAAGAAATTTGTCCAAAAACCATTCTGAAATCTTGGCTCGATTGCGCATCAACGAGTTTAGTTTTGTGGATGTGCTTCTTTATGGCTAGGAGGAGCTGGGACGGGTTAACAGGTTTTATTAGGTAGTCGGCAATTTTGGAGCCAATAGCTTGGTCCATTATGTCTTCTTCTTCGCTCTTGGTTACCATAACCACCGGCATCTGAGGTCGAATCTCCTTAATCTGAGCGAGAGTTTCTAGCCCGCTCAGTCCGGGCATATTTTCGTCGAGAAAAATAAGGTCGAACTGATTCTCTTTTACAAGTTCCACGGCATCGAGTCCGTTAGATACAAACTGAATGGCGTAGCCTTTGTTTTCCAAAAAAATGGCGTGAGGTCGGAGCAAGTCCATTTCGTCGTCAACCCAAAGGATCGTATTTTTTCCTGTTGCCATTTTATTTGTAGTATTGCTTAAAGAAGATTAGGTAGTTCTGGATGTTTTTCTCGGCCACAAAAAGTGCGTAGTTCTCTTTGGATATTAAGAAGAAGGTGCACTCCTCTGCTGTCGCATTGAGGAACAAATCAGGCTGGGTCTTTATTCGCTGATAGTAATCAAGAGCCTTTGCTTTGTTTGGAAAAACATCTACTACTATTTGGTTAAAACTTTGGTTTAGTTGGGAAGAGGCAATGTTTAAATTGTCGTTGATGTAGTTATCTAAATTAAAGGAGACCAAGTTGAATTTAACACGATTTAGGTCCATCTTATTTGTGATCACAACCATAAAATACTGCTCTCCATCCGAATCGGTATAGGTAATGCTGAGTTTACTTGCATCTGTTTTTGGTGATGTCGATTCCGTATTACCACCCAGTGTTAGCTTTAGTTCCAGCTTGTTCAATGCAGCAACCATCTCTGTCGCTTGCTTGCCCTCCTCTGTGTCGGGGTGTTTTTTAGATACCTCAACAAGTGCATTTCTATAGTCACCAAGATTTCCCGGACCGCCCTTGCAAATAGCCATGAGCAAGTCGTACTTTGGCATGAGATTGCTTTTTGGGTAACGGGTTACCGCTGCGGTAAGCAATCGTTCTGCTTCTGCATACTGGTTGTTGGAAACAAGCGTGTATATGGTTTGGTATCCATTTTCCTCTTCCGCCAGCTGCCGTTTCATTGTATTTAAATAATCAGGGTTCGAAATAGCCATTGCAAATGGACTATTTGGGAATCGGGTAACGAGGAGGTCTCGGTATTTGGTAGTCCGACTATTATCATTGTTCGCTTTCGAAAGTTGGTAGAGGTTAAAATAAACTGCTACTAAGTTTTCGCTAGACTGGAATCGCTGTGCGAATTCCTCATACAGTTTAATGGCGGCAGGGTAGTCCTTCATTTTATTTTGGTAGACTTCAGCCGCTTTAATTAGCGATGACTCAACTTTACTAATTGAGGCTTTCATTGCAGAGTCGGACAGGGGCAAGTCCAAGAGGTAAAACTCTCGCGATTTATTTGATAGGGCAACCTTCTGAACGGCTATGGCTTGCTCTTTAACCTCATCATTTTGTTCGGTAACGATTAACGCAGAAATCCCTTTGTTTTTACGACGCCAGTTATCTTCGAGTTTCCGTTTTCCCCAAAGCATTTGAAATTCGGAAAGGCCTACACCAAGCGTTGCCGAGTTGTAAAAATACCATTTGCCACCTTGTTGTCCTGCTAAGTTTTGGGAGGCTTGCTGCTGCTGGTATAGCGAGGTGTTAAAACGTTGTTCTTCCTCCTCTTTTCTCTTCTGCTGCTCCTCCTCTTGAACCCTTACGATAAGTTCCGCAATAAGAGCATTGCGATCGGGTTCACTCATTAAGGCCACTCGTTGAAGGCTATCTTGGTGGCTAACGATACGTAGGTTTGTGATTAATTCAGTTAGATTGTCGGCTTTTAGTTTTACCTGAGCATAGTCGGGGTAATTTTCGTCGATAACGCTAACGGCAGTGTCGTAGTATGCCTGAGCCATTATATAGTTTGGTCGCTCAAAGTAGAGATCGGCGAGCGTTGTGCTCGATAATCCTTTCTGAAAATCGTTGGAAACACTTTTGCTTACTGAGATGGTTAAGTTTTCAATGGCCGCATTTTTATTTCCCTCAGCCAGATCTATTCTGCTAAGCGCATAGTAAACCAAATCGAGGTATTCTATATTCTTGTCGTCCTTGGCCATTTTGTAGAGCAACTTGCGGAGATCCTTTCCTTTTTGACCCTCTTGGAATAGGTTGGCCAGCTTAATTTGGGCGTTAAAGGCGGTTTCATATGGTGGATTCATGCGAGTTACCCGCTTAAAGTAGGAGATGCTCTGTTCTATTTGCCCAACTTTTTCGTAGAGTTGTCCCAGCAGATAGGTTAGCCGAATTCTCTTGGATTTATGCCAACGGTATTCCATTGCCTTTTCGAGGTATGGAATGGCTTCTCTGTATGATTTCCGCTTAATATTAAGATCGGCAAAGGAGAAATTCAACTCTGGTTTTAACTCTTCTGGCAATTTCTTATCAGTTTCCAAAGAGCGCAGCATCTCTTGCGATTGCTCGTATCGACCCAATAGGGCTTCTATACGAGCGTTCCAAAGTTTTGCCTCAAACAGTATTGGATTGTTTGGGTACTGCGTAAACATAAAATCGAATGTTTGCTGGGCTTTGTCAAAATCGTTGCTGTAAACACTGGCTTTCCCAATTAAAAGATAGGCTTCGGGAACCCATGCGCAGAATTCATTTTGGTTATAAAAAGCCCGATATTTCTTCGAAAGAATACCACTCTTGGGTTTAGGTTTTACCGTCAAGGAGTGACGAGCAATTAATGCCGAGCCTTTTTTTACTGCTCGATCCATATCGCCCGCAAGGGAACCCGCCATTTGCTTATTGCCAAAAGTAAAAACAGGCAAGAGGTTGGTGTAATTTAGGGGATACGTGTTCTCTGCCTTCTCAACGCCTTTCAGGTAACTCTTGTTGCCGTTGAAATAGTAGTTGTAGTAAGCGGTTAAATTATGATAGTTGCGCGAGACTAAAGTGTTTTTTCGAGTAGAGCAGGCAGTGATCAGGAGAACAACGCCTACGGAAAGGATAAGAAACTTTTCGCAGGATGATTTCATGAGTAATTTTTTAAGTAATAAGGAACCATGCAACTTCCATCGTGGCGTATTCATCTTCTTGTTGTAGTGCAACGGCCCAACGAATATGTTACTGCCATCATGCTAATTATTAAAGTATTTCCAAGATTTCCCTTTACATCTGGAACAAAAATAAGCCAGATAACGGAGGGTAACCTTTTTAACAACTATTTATTTGAAG
This portion of the Williamwhitmania taraxaci genome encodes:
- the porX gene encoding T9SS response regulator signal transducer PorX — translated: MATGKNTILWVDDEMDLLRPHAIFLENKGYAIQFVSNGLDAVELVKENQFDLIFLDENMPGLSGLETLAQIKEIRPQMPVVMVTKSEEEDIMDQAIGSKIADYLIKPVNPSQLLLAIKKHIHKTKLVDAQSSQDFRMVFGQISSMLTSARNYKDWVNILKKMVAWDLELEESSDPGIKEVYGLLKEEVNKEYVKWIKHNYKSWFDKTNTDKPTLSNDLLSSKVFPLVDAGQKVVFILIDNFRFDQWKTIAPELLQLFRLRQEEVYCSILPTATQYARNAIFSGLMPLEMQKNHPELWVYDDEDERKNQFEEEFLHRQLKRLGKNYKVYFEKFIAPGSAKKLLGNTAQFAENDLSVIVYNFVDMLSHARTEMDLIKELASDEAAYRTLTHGWFIHSDLYALLKELAELPITVVISTDHGTTRVTNPVKVVGDKNTSTNLRYKLGRSLNYDPKSVFEILKPEEVHLPKTNITSTYIFATNRDFFAYPNNYNHYSKYYKNTFQHGGVSVEEMLIPFIVLDPQQK
- a CDS encoding energy transducer TonB encodes the protein MNWIDKKMSSLGGAVESNLRNLGLFFRRHKVGIYGTIIVHLLLVILFLSLKLTTISQENKNPILISFEKEQIDPDIVKEEVLREMAELKRQIAAFDKTDLRNASADISDKSKSDNQPLSDDRDTKADKLYDEARALQEKLEAGKANLAKLEEGEDAIQEPKGQESGSKKGKVASPGKVLVNYDLGGRKAFRLPVPAYTCEGGGEVRVIIEVNKQGYVVNARVEGKSSNADECLWTSALRSAKMSRFQVIENPIASQVSGYILYRFVPQ
- a CDS encoding alanine dehydrogenase, with the protein product MSRSGSISPFYQSGKGLFPQEEKLAVERKQRSITIGLPKESRIGENRLSLTPEAVELLVANGHNVLVEKGAGIKVNYPDLAFSEVGATICTPAEAYKADIILKVSPPSLDEIELIPDGRMLISSFHQTPETESILRALQCKKITALSFELIKDVDECYPVVRSLSAIAGSTSILVAAEHLSNLHNGKGVMLGGITGISPTEVVIIGADTAGEYAAKAALGLGAMVKIFDASLKRLTEIQYRIGTRLYTSIFHPQVLEKALKSADVVIGTPVPDEDSFAPLIPESYIEKMKDGSVVIDLTVSMGGSFETTECRPFDKPSFVKHGVIHVCMPDITSRVARTASIALSNVFVPILLDIGQSAGSSAALKGNKGLRNGVYMYNGILTNVRMGQLYHMSATDINLLMAAF
- the porW gene encoding type IX secretion system periplasmic lipoprotein PorW/SprE gives rise to the protein MKSSCEKFLILSVGVVLLITACSTRKNTLVSRNYHNLTAYYNYYFNGNKSYLKGVEKAENTYPLNYTNLLPVFTFGNKQMAGSLAGDMDRAVKKGSALIARHSLTVKPKPKSGILSKKYRAFYNQNEFCAWVPEAYLLIGKASVYSNDFDKAQQTFDFMFTQYPNNPILFEAKLWNARIEALLGRYEQSQEMLRSLETDKKLPEELKPELNFSFADLNIKRKSYREAIPYLEKAMEYRWHKSKRIRLTYLLGQLYEKVGQIEQSISYFKRVTRMNPPYETAFNAQIKLANLFQEGQKGKDLRKLLYKMAKDDKNIEYLDLVYYALSRIDLAEGNKNAAIENLTISVSKSVSNDFQKGLSSTTLADLYFERPNYIMAQAYYDTAVSVIDENYPDYAQVKLKADNLTELITNLRIVSHQDSLQRVALMSEPDRNALIAELIVRVQEEEQQKRKEEEEQRFNTSLYQQQQASQNLAGQQGGKWYFYNSATLGVGLSEFQMLWGKRKLEDNWRRKNKGISALIVTEQNDEVKEQAIAVQKVALSNKSREFYLLDLPLSDSAMKASISKVESSLIKAAEVYQNKMKDYPAAIKLYEEFAQRFQSSENLVAVYFNLYQLSKANNDNSRTTKYRDLLVTRFPNSPFAMAISNPDYLNTMKRQLAEEENGYQTIYTLVSNNQYAEAERLLTAAVTRYPKSNLMPKYDLLMAICKGGPGNLGDYRNALVEVSKKHPDTEEGKQATEMVAALNKLELKLTLGGNTESTSPKTDASKLSITYTDSDGEQYFMVVITNKMDLNRVKFNLVSFNLDNYINDNLNIASSQLNQSFNQIVVDVFPNKAKALDYYQRIKTQPDLFLNATAEECTFFLISKENYALFVAEKNIQNYLIFFKQYYK
- a CDS encoding tetratricopeptide repeat protein yields the protein MGKLLSLFAFILLLTGSLSADNAKEDSLLSLVPRAQSRKRIDIYLELSALKITNSSADKAAGYAKTALDIANDINSPLLKAKSLEAYSLAAYFQAQYPLSIELLKNAYQLYKSQNNSVGMANSLNRLGNCYDRLGNYLEALAAYQKSLTIEQEIGDRANVAKVMNNLGIVYRNLKDYSHALTLFQKSREIAIQLEDSLGITSTQNNLGTILLDLGRYDEALPIFLHVLELHKRQGNKYGVINAYDNLGLTHLRLGNLEKAVAYYFQGAQMAHNLNEKYQEAQGLNNLGTVLSKQGKLSEALKYAQQANTIAKKHSIRQIELETMLTLAEIKHKEGADNKSRIYLLQYIRLKDSVFTQGLSEKAAEFQVKYDVKSQNQANEILNQELNLTQIKTVKSEGVIFLLLFGAAITTTLLIILLWIYRKLRKKTRKIASMNEELNRFNHNLEETIERRTLELSHALNKAEESDRLKTAFLTNMSHEIRTPLNGIIGFSKMLEDDLPREIRKQYMEIIDERGQHLLQIINDIINIAKIESGQLTIRKSTCQVNNLLNLLLLEYQQTIASKANDQLHLITSKSFADTDSTIITDGTRLQEVIGNLLDNAIKFTEEGTIEFGYKPISNDKELLFWVKDTGYGVPIENHARIFERFNQVSPPHGESSGTGLGLAISKGLVELLGGTIWVEGNNGRGCTFFFTIPLVKLQPNGINPAEPLLPLQHVLTGKTILVVEDDFISFQYLESILRDVNAALIHVKNGEDAVEVCQMNTKIDLVLMDIQLPFMDGCETTRKIKIFRKNLPIIAQTADVMPEDKIRCFESGCDDFIGKPIDPDELVSIIAKRIL
- the tsaE gene encoding tRNA (adenosine(37)-N6)-threonylcarbamoyltransferase complex ATPase subunit type 1 TsaE codes for the protein MEPIVIDSINELPMVAKTLISSFKGKRLFAFQGAMGAGKTTLIKEICKQLHVIDVVSSPTFAIVNEYTTTTGDFVYHFDFYRIKTIEEAYDFGYEEYFFGKGICLIEWPEVIEELIPEDTVMIKIELLSSGSRKFSVETF